The Clostridioides sp. ES-S-0010-02 genome window below encodes:
- a CDS encoding pyridoxal phosphate-dependent aminotransferase — MLSKRLNFITPSYTIGISSKVKEMESDGIKVINLSIGEPDFNVPNVAKSYGIDSLNKDCTKYDLVPGLKILREEICKKLIEENNCKYSIDEIVISSGAKNSITNTLLALTDEGDEVLLPKPYWVSYPEMVKLVNAVPIFIDTRKENGFKLTKEELEKSITSKTKILVINNPSNPTGSVYTRDELIEIVKVCIQNKIYILADEIYEKICYTGNFTSVASLNEEAKDITITINGFSKSAAMTGLRLGYTASNKTIAKAMSSIQGHLISHPSLTSQYIAYGALKDCSTDIDDMVETYKSRRDLITSKLDSIENVDYVNPDGAFYAFIDLSKIAENFKYKDSFSIEFCNQFLEEYNVAVVPGIAFGMDKYIRISYACNENTFLAGLDKLKEFVSKIMA; from the coding sequence ATGTTATCAAAAAGACTAAACTTTATAACTCCATCCTATACAATAGGTATTAGTTCAAAAGTTAAAGAAATGGAAAGTGACGGAATTAAAGTAATCAACCTTAGTATAGGAGAACCTGATTTTAATGTACCTAATGTTGCAAAATCTTACGGAATTGACTCTTTAAATAAAGATTGTACTAAATATGATTTAGTTCCTGGATTGAAAATACTTAGAGAAGAAATCTGTAAAAAACTTATTGAAGAAAATAACTGTAAATATTCAATAGATGAAATAGTTATATCAAGTGGAGCTAAAAATTCTATAACAAACACTTTACTAGCGTTAACAGATGAGGGAGATGAAGTGTTATTGCCAAAACCATATTGGGTTAGTTACCCTGAAATGGTTAAATTAGTTAATGCTGTTCCAATTTTTATTGATACCAGAAAAGAAAATGGATTCAAATTAACAAAAGAAGAACTTGAAAAATCTATAACAAGCAAAACAAAGATTCTTGTAATAAATAATCCTTCAAATCCTACTGGTAGTGTCTATACAAGAGATGAGCTAATTGAAATCGTAAAAGTGTGTATACAGAACAAAATATATATTTTGGCAGATGAAATATATGAAAAAATATGTTACACTGGAAATTTCACATCAGTTGCTTCATTAAACGAAGAAGCAAAAGATATAACTATAACTATAAATGGTTTTTCTAAATCAGCTGCTATGACTGGATTAAGATTAGGCTATACTGCTTCTAATAAAACCATAGCTAAAGCAATGAGTTCCATACAAGGACATCTTATATCACATCCAAGCTTAACATCACAATACATAGCATATGGAGCCTTAAAAGATTGTTCAACTGATATAGATGATATGGTGGAAACATATAAATCTAGAAGAGATTTAATCACATCTAAATTAGATTCTATCGAAAATGTAGATTACGTAAATCCAGATGGTGCGTTTTATGCTTTTATAGACCTTTCTAAGATAGCTGAAAACTTTAAATATAAAGATAGTTTTTCTATAGAATTTTGTAATCAGTTTTTAGAAGAATACAATGTAGCAGTTGTTCCTGGCATAGCATTTGGTATGGATAAATATATTCGTATATCTTATGCTTGTAATGAGAATACTTTCTTGGCTGGATTAGATAAATTAAAAGAATTTGTATCTAAGATAATGGCATAA